AAACGGGTAACCATTTCACAAACTAATTTTCTGCAATGGTTTCTTATAAGTTTTGGACCAGTTCCTACCAATTTTGAGATGAACtgaattttttaagttaatggACCAATCGTTAGATCGGAAGAATCCAGTTCAATTTTCAAGACAATGCTTGCTGTTGGATGTCAGCTAcaaaacattaatattaatgtaaaaaatattttaaccatTCAAaccataaataataatttttaatcatatttaagaAACCGTTAACATTTACAATTAAACtcgttaattaaaaatcaattatgtaaagattattttataaaaatacaatagTATGGccaaagaaatttcaaaaatcaaTGACATATAAATAACTTTAAAGTGAATGAGAAAGTATACATTGTTACAAgctaggaataaaaaaaaaaaaatattattacaagaTATTAAACACATAACTAGCCAAGAAAATCAAACCATTTCTTCCGAAACTCGGCtttcttaatttttacttaGTTTTCCAGTGTTGTGATCAATAATACCTTGATAAAAGACTTACCCATGtcatcttcttttcttttcttagtgaacaagttaaattttaatctctttCCTTTTCAACAAGTAAAGACATGAAGAGCTTCTAAATTGATAAGTAGTATATATGTTCGTCTGATCTGGCTTTACAAAAGCAAAGCACTTTATGTGAGATAGAGACAAGAGACAAGTAGCTACTGGCTAGCTAGTGCTTTCTTTGCTGCATGAACTCCCCACGCGTCCAAACCTTGATTCCCCTGTGCCACAAACAGGGATCCGGATCCCTTCCAGCCATATATAAATCACGCAGTGAAATTATTAGAATCGTTTAATGAAGATATAATAGTtcgtaaattattttaataaacttaactttaaaacaatctttaaaatattaactatttgATTAAATCAGACTATTTACATCTACCATTGTGTAAATATGTAAATGCAGGTAATTCATCATTTCCGGCCCACAAACATATCCAACAACAATGGCAAAATCCAAATTAATATGCACACATTCATAATATTCataattcttgtttaatttctctctctctctctctctctctctatccaTAACATGACATTGTACACAATGTGACTCAAAATACTTCAAATAGTCAAATCTCtacttttcttttacatattacATGTCACTCAAACACAAAATACGAAGTTCCCAAAATACAAAATCCAACTTTCTATATGTAATTGCTGGTttaatttttgacaaaaatattaaaatgtaatagGAATAATTAAGATCACTAAGATACATCCATGCATGTATGCACACATTGTACTTTATTAATCAGATACAAGCCTATTGTAAGACAATTATCATGTATTAACATCACAAACTGGAGCACCAAGAAGAGGAACCTGACCCACAAAACCTTTCCTCAAACCCATCAAAACATCACACTTGACATACAATCCATAATGTGCAGAGTTTATGTCACCAGCTCTCCACCTCAACCTTCCAAACAACACAAGTTTCACGCCCACCACCCCATAATTCTCGTCCATGGCCAGTCCATTGCTGACGTCCTCCGACACCGGCACCGGCACGCCTCCGATCTCCGGGGACAGCGACACGGCGCTGTGCTTCTCTATGAAGAGCGGCGGAAGCATGACATGCGGCGTAACGGGCTGGTTGCGGTAGGACACGTAGGCGGAGAGCCTGTCAAAGGAAATTGAGACGCGCCTGTTAGGGTTTCTTATGACCATGTTGAACTGCATGGCGATTGACATGAGTGGCGGCGAGGTGGCGTTGAGGCCGTAGACGGCGGCGCTGGCCACCGTGAAGCGCGGCTTGGTAGGGTGGTAGGCCAGCCAGAGAACGAGGAGTATGATGCCGAGTAGGAGGAGGAAAACGGTGATGCAAATGCAGTGTTCACGTTTGGGGGCATTGGGTTTGAAGCGTGAAGCTGCGCCTTTGTCCATGTTGTGGACTTGGTGTTGGTGGTGGGGAACTTTGCCAGGGAAGCGGTAATGTGTGTATTGtgtagggttagggttagggttagggttagggcgAAGGATGTGATTAGGGTTATGGTTATGgtcttcttgatgttgtatctgCATTTCTGCCATGGGAGGACTCGTTGATCTCTAGTTAAAGAAGTTGTGTTGTGTGTGTATGAATAATGATATGACTCTGTAGTGACAGCAAGAAATGGTGGGGGTTGTGGATatagagaacaagagaaaaaagttaaaggaaATCTATATGAGATGGAATAAAAGGGGAAACTTGGAATCCAAGTATAAGGGCgagtttttcttttagttttattagaTCAATGGCTGATCATTGATCACCTCACTACTGTACTCTACatgtgttttactttttttttcctgttttatGCCTTGCTTTGTCTTTAtccaagcttttttttttcctttatatgCTTTTACTAACGTAATGTGAATAAGCAACCCGTAAACTAACAATGTTAGATGACTGAATACATGGTAGAGAgactctcactctctctctctctctttcattgagagaataagagaaaaatCTCTTTTCCATGCCAAACAAACATACAGTACGTGGGTGGTGGTTTATAAAACAGTTGCATTTGCATGcatgaaaataacaacaaaaacatatataaatcaaCTTAAATGCGGATGGATGACGTAAGGAGGATTTGCATGCATCAGCATCAGTTGCATTTGCATTCACTTCTTTGCCTGCTTCAATTCGTTCCCTTGGACCCGAAATTGAAGACACCTCAACaaagaaaactaataaaatgttACTACCATTTAAAAGTGAGAAGTTTTTAATGTCATGTTGAAACTAGAAAGGACAAGAAAAGGGACAaaggatgtttttttttttttttttgctgggtttttgtgattttttttatgtgggTGTTGGGTTTGTGGcgatttgtgatttttttttttgaacttgtGATTATCTTGCTTCTTCATGTTCTTCATGTGTTAATCCCTCCTCTTTCTGTTAGATATCTAAACTAggaaaattgatttattaattgttaACCAGCATTAGTTGTAGTTATACAAGCACTGATTGTATAAGAACTCCACTCCATTTACTCCAATGGTGAACTTAGTTAAATAACATTGTTTAACTTTAATAAGTCAATTAGCAATTAACTACATTAAAGATGCTTATGTCTTAAGGTTTTAGATTTAATGTGATATTTCATTAATGTAATGATGCGTCTTACCTCTTGATGGGAGATCTCCTTGATGTTTTAGGCTCCCCACGATGGGCAAACATCTcctttgtatattttttgtcaCTCCAATGAAACACACATCCacgaaataaattaaataaataaaactaataaaatgtttgatatttaaagaatgataaatttttaacatatgACATTTATCTAATTagagaaacaaaaatgaaaaataaatgagataaataaATGCAGGAAAAAATATTTGGACATCCAAGTGTAGCCACTTACAAAGAGATAGTTAAATATGAGAAATAAGTGATTAATATATAATGTGATGagagaaataaacaaaaaaaaataaaaaggtgttAATAAAGTTTTTTAGTATTCAAAAACCTAGGCTCTTTAAATTCAGCTAGGGATGTGCAgagtcagcaaaaaaaaaaagaatcgtTTATGAATCACTGTtcgattttaaatttaaaaattcaatatgTTTTGGAAAATCAGTTTGGaatggaatttattttaaaaattgattttaaactaaattaattttgaactagTCTTAAGCTAATTTTAATAATCGAATTAGTTTCAGGTTTCTGAActacattttattaaaaaaagaaaaacttattcgGGTTTTAACCGAATCGATTAGAAAGCTATTTTTCCTTCACACCCTTAATTTCAACCCGTTGGTAAAACCAAATTAATCACCAGTCCCCATTTATGTTTCCTTTCGTCtcttttcaataaaaacataacaCCTTAacataaaacaacaaaatattgatatttaaagaaaatcttTTTAAAGATGTGTCATTGTTTATTGGAGCGACAAGAAAAGAGACAgcataaaataatttgtctCCTTTATATGTCCGTTTGGTTTTCTCTCAATTGTATgtcctaagaaaaaaaattccaaactcgctatttaaaagatttttttaatagttatatttttttaattgtaaggAACAAGACATGCCTCGAAAATAATTGATTTCAGTTTCTTGTGGACCTTACATCTACTTGGTAATTGGAGCGCTAAGCCGTTAACTGTTTTAAGGGTATCACGTGCTTCATTAGGGCCATTAATTtgagcttttaaaaaaaattaaaagtacgctttaaaaaattataaaaattattttctctgtttttcTCAGTAGCCAAAAAAATTGTGAGAAAAATACTacaaatttgattataaaattatttttattttcacttaaatAAATGTCAATCAGTTTTCAAGTATTCTATTAGTTGTTGgtcatcaataaatattttaaatctatcTGTTTTTACTAGGAAATAAAATGTCTAAAATACATCAAGTAAAATTATTTGACAATACTCCTATAAAAAGAAATACGCAAGGATAATCATGTTATTTACCCCAAAATTACAGTCCATTTTATTATGAGTAGTGCTATAACAATcgaatttatatatttcttttactaGGTTTTCCCGTATAATTTAGGTGTGAAAGTTGTAATTTAGCTCAATCTCAAGcaactcattttaaaaaatacctgTTTAAGTCATACCCCATTAAAATCTTCACGGGTAAGCATTTCTCCCTGTTTTTGCCATTTGATCCCTACAGTCAAATCAAACCTGATAAAACTCGTGGAGCCAAGCCAAAAAGTTCACTGCTTGTTCATGTAAGTTCTTGATGGAAAATTAGAAatgcttttttctttccttttctattcttCAAAGAACCTTATAATGTGAAACAGTAGTGGTGAGTGTTGATTATGCCTTATTTTATTCACAAAAATAagcaaaatattaaaagtgaagATAGTGACAGCTCAGAATGAGCCCGAAGAGAGAAGATGCCAAGGATGAACAACCAGAAATAGTCGAAGGTGACGTGGCTCGATTTGAGATTAAacgttaaatttgaaatttaatctcaatatataaaagaattgtaataaatcaataatgtaaacaagttaataataaattaattttcaaattttacaatttaatattaaatttatatttaaaaaaaatataacttatttttaaattgattcttaaatattataaatttaatgataaatgatttgaaaaaattatttaaatgacaGTTAAAGGTATCACACTTTCGAGACAAATctccaaattaaaatatcatttctgCTTGCAACGCAAAGATGTGTTGATTACTGCTAACGTGTCTTCACTTCAATCCTGCACTTGTTAATTCAAATCCTTTTTGGAGTTTGGATTATGCgtcttcaagtcccacatcatCCTAACCAAGTGTGTCCCACAAGTGCACATTATTGATGCTTTCCCTGTGGAAGTTCATGCGCTGGTTTCATCAAGGACCACTCTTCAATATGAATGAGTGCTTTCAATCATTATGTCCATCAACATTCAGCATTCCATTTAATCTGCGTCGCAATCTCTCCATTAGAGACGAAGAAATAGCTTGAAAGTGAGACGAGAAGAAAACTGTAGAGCATGAGCATGCAAGGGGAACCATAACAGTGTTAtaggcataattttttttatttggatacTATATCACCTTCCAAATAACATGGGGACTTCAGGGGCCGTTAGCTTCTTACAGGTATGCAATCTTACTTTTGGACACTTATTGCTATGTATCGAGGAAACAGAAAATTAGTATAGGTAACAATTGCGAATTGAAATAGATGGGGCAAATACGTGGCGAGTTTAAAACAATGCTAAAATGCCGAATGCAAAGAAAGATCACTCAATTGCAAAACCAGAGGTTCTAGAGGGGATTTTTTACAGACCCATATTAGTATTCAACCAAGAAAACATATACACAGGTAAAATCCAAACCAAACCCACTAAATAATTGCAATCCTAAATTTGTAAGTGGCAGTCCAAATATAAATCTCCCTACTGGCCTACTCTTCTTTTGCCTAATGGATAAACAGATTCCAACAACACATACACAGACACCACCCTACAGCTAATCCTTGTTGACA
This region of Glycine max cultivar Williams 82 chromosome 7, Glycine_max_v4.0, whole genome shotgun sequence genomic DNA includes:
- the LOC100780333 gene encoding NDR1/HIN1-like protein 12, with translation MAEMQIQHQEDHNHNPNHILRPNPNPNPNPTQYTHYRFPGKVPHHQHQVHNMDKGAASRFKPNAPKREHCICITVFLLLLGIILLVLWLAYHPTKPRFTVASAAVYGLNATSPPLMSIAMQFNMVIRNPNRRVSISFDRLSAYVSYRNQPVTPHVMLPPLFIEKHSAVSLSPEIGGVPVPVSEDVSNGLAMDENYGVVGVKLVLFGRLRWRAGDINSAHYGLYVKCDVLMGLRKGFVGQVPLLGAPVCDVNT